The sequence AGCAAGGCTCTGCGAGAATTAGAAAGGATGTTAGCTCATAGTTCAGCAGAAGACGAGCCTGTAGCAATGTATTTCGATCAAGGGCAAGTAGTTTTTGAGTGGCAAAATCAGCGTTTAACCAGCAGAACTTTGGAAGGGCAATATCCAGCTTACCGTCAACTTATACCGTCGGGCTTTGAACGAGAGTTAACTTTAGATCGAAAACAACTTATCAGCGCATTAGAAAGAATTGCCGTACTTGCCGATCAAAAAAACAATATTGCCAAACTTAGCATCGATAGTGAATCTCAAGAAATTACCTTGTCAGTAGAAACTCAAGAAATCGGTAGTGGAATGGAATCCATGCCAGCACAAATATTAGGAGATGATATTGATATAGCTTTTAATATTAAATATTTGATGGAAGGATTAAAGGCATTACCTTCAGCAGAAATTCAAATGCAGCTAAACAACAATTTAGCTCCCGTTATATTTTCTCCCGTTGGAGGAATTAAAATGACTTATTTAGCAATGCCCGTGCAATTAAGAAGTTAAATTGGGTGGGAGGGGAAAAAGGGACAAGGATAATTTTACCCTTTACCCTCTACCCTTTACCTTTAACCTTTAACCTTATTTACTTTGCCTTAATGGAATTTCAATAGAGAATTCGGTACCTTTTCCAGCTAAAGATTTACAGTTAAAAATTCCATCATGTTTATCAACTATTATCTGATAGCTAATTGACAATCCCAAACCTGTACCTTTACCTATAGGTTTTGTGGTGAAAAACGGGTCAAACATTCTTTTCATTACTTCTTCAGTTATTCCTAGCCCGTTATCGGCAATACGAATTACAATTCTATTTTTGTCTTCGCTAATATGAGTACAAATCCTAATTCTAGGGGTTAACGATTGATTATTATCAGCTTCTACTTCCCAAAAACTGTGACTTACTCCTTCTTCTAATGTATCAATTGCATTACTAAAGACATTCATTAATACTTGATTTAACTGTCCGGCATAACATTCCACTTCAGGCAATTCACCGTATTCTTTAATTACTTTAATACCGGGACTATCTAGTTTTGCTTTTAAACGGTATTGCAAAATTAATAATGTACTCTCAATGCCTTGATGAATATCGGCACTTTTTAAATCTGCTTCGTCGAGTCGAGAAAAATTACGTAATGATAAAACAATTTCGCGAATGCGTTTAGCTCCTATTTTCATCGAAGATAGCATTCTCGGTAAATCATCAACTAAAAATTCTAAATCAATTTCTTCTGCTCGCTCGTCAACTTCGCAATTATTTCCGTTACAACTTTGCTGATAAAGTTCTAAAATACTCAGTAAGTCTTCTGCATATTGATGAATATGATTTATGTTGCCGTAGATAAAGTTAACTGGGTTATTAATTTCGTGTGCGATACCCGCAACTAGTTGTCCTAATGAGGACATTTTTTCGCTTTGAATTAATTGGGTTTGCGCTTTTCTTAAATTAACCAGTGTCGTTTTTATTTCTTCGGTTTGTAATCTACTTTGAGCGAGTAAATCTGCTTGCTCTAATGCTATAGAAAGCTGAATTCCTACTTGAGTGACAAATTGAACTTCTGAAGTTTTCCAGTTACGAGGTTTGTCGCACTGATGAATGCATAATAAACCCCAAAGCTCCTCACCTTTCATCACAGGGGCGATTATATTTGCTTTAACTTGAAATTTTTCTAAAATTGCAACATGACAATCCTTTAAACCAGCATTGCGAACATCAGTAACTACACTAACTCTTCCATGACGATATTTAGTTACATAATTTTCTCCAAAACAGCTATCTTTGATTTTTACCGCTAAAGCTGAAGAAATACCGGCAGAAATTTCTTCAGCAATTAATTCACCGTAGTTATATTCTGAATCCGAATCAAAGCGATATACGCCAACTCTATCAGTATTTAAAATGCGGCGCAGTTCTTTAGTTGTGATTTGAAAAATAGTATCTAATTCTAATGATTTCCGCATCTTTGCAACCAGATTAAACAACAATTGCTGTTGCTCTGTTGCTTTTTTCAAACTAATTGCTTGCTGTTTTGTTTGAGTTAATAATTCTGATTGCTGAATTGCTATACCGAATTGAATTGCGGTTTGGCATAAAAATTTTATCTCCGATACTTTCCAGTGACGTGGTGCAGAATTTTGATACGCTGCAAGTAAACCCCAAAGTTTTTCTCCTCTAAAAATTGGTGCGACAGCATATGCTTTTGCTTGAAATTGTTCTAAAAGTTCTATATGACAATCGGCATAACCAGCTTCATAAATATCATTTACTACAGTACTTTTATTAAAGCGATAGCTTCCTCCTTGAGTTTCTTCTAAATAAGTATCTTTCCAAATTTTTGTAGCATCCGAATTTACTAGTTTTACCCAGCCTTCATTGACAAATTCAGCGACAAACTCACCACTCCAATCATGATTAAAACGATATACTGCGACTCTATCGGCTTGCAACGATTGACATACTTGTTGAGTTGTAGTTTTAAAAATAACTTCTAAGTCTAAAGATTCTCGAATTTTAGTAACTACTGCAAATAATATTTTTCGCTGCTTGGCTGATTGTTGTAATGCTTCTGTACGCTGTTTTACTTGTGTTTCTAAATTAGTATTGAAAGCTTGTAATTGTTGATGTAAGTCGTGTTGATGAATAGCAGTAGCAAATTGTTTAGCTAATTTTTCTGCTAATTCTATCTCTCCCTTAGCCCATTGATGAGCTTGTGCGGTTTTTGATTCTCGCCAAGCTTCAAATGATTTTCGCGGATAGTTTTGCCTTTCATCTGAATCAAATTGTCCAGCCCAAAGGGTTTCTGTATCTATTTCTTCTCGAAAAATACTCAAGTAACCAAGTAACTGCTGATGATATTCGAGGGGAATCATCAAGATGCTGCGAATTTTATTTATTTGAAAAGCAGGTTGTAAATTTCGTAAGCCGGAGATTTGATGAATATCGGAAATCGCCCAAACATCATAATTACCACACTTATAATATTCTCCCCATACGCTAGACTGCTCCATCAAGGAATATTGTGCTGA comes from Rivularia sp. PCC 7116 and encodes:
- a CDS encoding GAF domain-containing protein — protein: MTLPQEKSFPKNIEPDNLIYRITNCIRCSSELKQTFTRIVAEVRLFLATDRVMIYKFHPDASGKVVAESINNDILPSLLGLNFPADDIPAHARELFIKSRVRSIVDVETGQIGKIPVCEKETGEIISEDISCRSVDKCHLKYLTAMGVKSSVAIPIFHQEQLWGLLVAHHSETYSVSEQQLTAMQMVVNQLSVAITHNTLLTQASEQAKREAIVSCIATLLHSSKDMPLQAALEKTVAAFKGCGGRLCIRNQTSKSLNECLESDSDLIQIYTNGQQPTIPDSAQYSLMEQSSVWGEYYKCGNYDVWAISDIHQISGLRNLQPAFQINKIRSILMIPLEYHQQLLGYLSIFREEIDTETLWAGQFDSDERQNYPRKSFEAWRESKTAQAHQWAKGEIELAEKLAKQFATAIHQHDLHQQLQAFNTNLETQVKQRTEALQQSAKQRKILFAVVTKIRESLDLEVIFKTTTQQVCQSLQADRVAVYRFNHDWSGEFVAEFVNEGWVKLVNSDATKIWKDTYLEETQGGSYRFNKSTVVNDIYEAGYADCHIELLEQFQAKAYAVAPIFRGEKLWGLLAAYQNSAPRHWKVSEIKFLCQTAIQFGIAIQQSELLTQTKQQAISLKKATEQQQLLFNLVAKMRKSLELDTIFQITTKELRRILNTDRVGVYRFDSDSEYNYGELIAEEISAGISSALAVKIKDSCFGENYVTKYRHGRVSVVTDVRNAGLKDCHVAILEKFQVKANIIAPVMKGEELWGLLCIHQCDKPRNWKTSEVQFVTQVGIQLSIALEQADLLAQSRLQTEEIKTTLVNLRKAQTQLIQSEKMSSLGQLVAGIAHEINNPVNFIYGNINHIHQYAEDLLSILELYQQSCNGNNCEVDERAEEIDLEFLVDDLPRMLSSMKIGAKRIREIVLSLRNFSRLDEADLKSADIHQGIESTLLILQYRLKAKLDSPGIKVIKEYGELPEVECYAGQLNQVLMNVFSNAIDTLEEGVSHSFWEVEADNNQSLTPRIRICTHISEDKNRIVIRIADNGLGITEEVMKRMFDPFFTTKPIGKGTGLGLSISYQIIVDKHDGIFNCKSLAGKGTEFSIEIPLRQSK